Within the Mycobacterium gordonae genome, the region TCGTCATCGTCACCCCCGTCAAGTCCGGGACGACGTGGACCCAGCGAATAGTCCAGCAGATCCTGCGCAATGGGGCTGAGAACGGCGGTAGCCTCTCGGATACCTCGCCGTGGCTGGATTCCAGCTGGGGCGATCACGCTGAGATGCTCGACGTGCTCGCGCGCCAGCGCGAGCTTGGGGGCAGGCGGGTCATCAAATCCCATCTACCCGCGGACGCGCTGCCGATCGCCGCAGAGGCTCGGTACGTGTTCGTCGGGAGAAACGGCAAGGACTCGGGAATCAGCTTCCACAACATGCTTACCAACTACTCCGAATCGACGATGTCGACGATCAACCAGACCTACGCGAAGTGGTCGGGCGAATCGACACCATTGGTGGTTCCCGAGAACTTGCAGGCATTCTTCGATCTGTGGCTCGATACCGGCGGCAGCGGCTGCGGCGACCTGTTCGACCTGGTGCGGTCGTGGTGGGAATTGCGCGGCGAGCCGAATGTCCTACTGCTGCACTACCGGCAGCTCACTGATGATCTCCCGGGCCAGATCACCCGACTCGCCGCATTCATCGGCATCGACCCGGCATCGTTGGACATCGGTGTCATTGCCGAGCATTGCTCGTTCGACTACATGCGCGGCCACGCGGACAAGATGGCTCCGTTCAACGGGGCACACATGTCGAGCGCCCAAGCCTTCTTCCACAAGGGGCCCACGCGTGATTACCGCAGCGAGCTCACGTCGGAACAGGTTGCGCGCTTCGACCAGGTCGCCGTGCAGAAATTGGGCAGCCAGTGCGCGCACTGGCTCGAAAGGGGCGAGTTATCGGACGGCTGCGAGGTCGGCGGCCTCCGCTAGCTCGTCGCAGTCGTGATACCAATCCCGTTGGACTAGAACGTCATCCGCTATCCGCTGCAGGGCAGCGTCGAACTCTTCGTCGCCCTCATCGGCGAAGCCGGCTGGCAGTGTGAGGTTGTCGACAACCCAGCGCCGGATCAGAGCAGACACGGAGTCGACCTGACGTAGCCCCTCGGCGGTCAGCGAAAGCTCGCCGCCGGCGCGCGACACGTAACCGAGTTGCACCAGACGGTCGAAGACAGGTTCGAAGACTTGATGAGGTAAGTGGAACCGACGGGCGATGTCGATGAGCCGCGCGGTCTCCCCGGATCGTTCGTCCTGGTAGACCCGCAGTACCCCCCACAGCCCCGCGACGTCGAGTTCACAATCAGGTTGGGAAGCAAGGTCTTCCAGGTGCACCTGCGGCGTCTCGGACAGCAGGTTTGCGACCGCGATCTCCAGGACGTCCGCTGGCGTCTTGACTCTCGGCACAGCGAAACCGTCTCCCAGGCAGGTGGGGCTGTCGTGAACCCCGGTGAGGGGAGCCTCATGCAGGAAGAGCGCGAAAACGAAGCCGGTCAACGCGACGAATGCCGCGCACAGGAACACTTGCGACAACGAGCGGGCGTACGCCCCGACCATCAGCGACGCGAGATGCTGCGGGAGATGGTGCATGGCTGCCGGCGAATGCATGACCTCGGCAGACATGCCGTTGGCCGTCAGGACCGAACCCACTCGCCCGCCCAGGAAGTTGGCGAACAGCGCGCCGAAGATGGCGGCGCCGAATGCCCCACCGACCAGACGGAAGAAGGTCACTCCCGAAGTGGCGACCCCAAGGTCTTGAAAACACGACGTGTTCTGCACGATGAGGATGAGGACCTGCATGGCGAAACCGATGCCCGCGCCGAGGATCACGAGGTAGAACGACTGCACCGCCCAGGGCGTCGACTCGTCCATCCGGGCCAGCAGCAGGAAGCCGACGGCCATCAGCGCCGTGCCCGCCAGCGGGAAGATTTTGTACCGGCCGGTCCGACCAACCAGAATGCCGACGGCCAACGATGTGGTCAACAAACCGACCACCATGGGCAGCGTGCGCAGGCCGGAGGTGGTCGCCGAGACACCATCGACGTAGCGCAGATACATCGGCACGAAGGTCAACGCGCCCAGCATCGCGAATCCCACCAACAATGACAGCACCGCACACACCGAGAAGACCGGGCTGCGGAATAGTCGGGGCGGCAAAATGCCCGCAGCCGCACGACTTTCCACCCAGACGAAAAGCACCAGCGCTAGACCGGCGGCAGCGAACAGCGCCATGATCGGCAGCGAACCCCAGGCGTAGGTGGTGCCGCCCCAACTCGTGGCCATGATCAAAGCCGTGGCGGCGAAGCCGATCACAAGTATTCCGACGTAGTCGATGGCCGGTCTGGGCCGTCGGGGCAGCGCGGGGATGGCTGCGGCGGCCACCGCGAGAACCGTGAGGGAAGTGGGCACATTGACCCAGAACGCCCAGCGCCAGTTCAGGTAGTCGGCGCACAGGCCACCCAGGAACGGGCCAGCCACCGTGCCGACCCCGAATATCGCCCCGAGGGCTCCCTGAAAGGTGCCGCGGCTGCGCAGCGGAAACACTTCACCGACCAGTGCGGCGGACGTCACGGCGATGGCACCCGCGCCGACGCCCTGCACCATGCGGGAACCAGCCAACATGGCCATCGTTTGGGAGCACGCGCACAACACCGAGCCGGTCAGAAAAATCATGGCCGCACTGCCCAGCACCCGTTTGCGGCCCAGCAGGTCGCCGAGCTTGCCGGCTGCCGGGACGACGACGATGCCGCCGAGCAGATACGCGGTGACCGCCCACGACTGCTGTCCGGCGTCGCCCAGATCTGCCACGATCGTCGGTAACGCGGGCACCACCATGGCCTGGTCCATCGCCGCGACTACCACGCCAAGCGCAAGCGCAGCGAAAATTACCCGGCTCCGGACGGAACTGACTGTGTTGCTGGGGGATCGATCACCGATAGCAGCGGTCGGGTTCGTCATGGTTCCGTTCCCGTCGATATTTGGCCCCAAAACTCGGGATTACGTCGAGTTTGTCGGGAAAGTTCCGCTGCGTCTACAGATAGTCGAATTCGGAATTGTATTCGAGCTCAACATTGCAGGCACTAATAAAAGCCGGATGATCGCAGCCGGATCATCCCTCGCTCATGGTGAGACGGTCTCGGCCATCTTGTTCACCGGCATGGTAAGCACCTGCGCCCCGCTCATGAATCGGACTCCGTCCATCCCCAGGACCTCGACGCTCACCGAGAAGGCTGACCCGAATCGGCATCCCGACATCTGGTCGCTCTGATTTTCCCCGGCGTTATGCCGTTGTATACGGACCCGATTCCGATCCGCTGTCCGCGGCCGTAGTTATGCCGGCTATGGATGTTTACCGGCTTCGCGATGATGTATGTTCTCGACAAATCCACAGTGACGACTGTCGGTGTGACGGCGTCGCACAAAGTGGGAGGCGCGCCATGTCATTCCTGTCGATTACGCCGCAACTGCTGTCGGCAACCGCTACCGGTGTCGCGAAAATCGGCTCCGGCATCGTCGCGGCCGACGTGGCTGCAGCGGGCGCCACCACCAACGTGCTCGCCGCCGGCGCCCACGAGGTTTCGACGGCAACAATCGCGACGCTATTCGGCGCAGATCGGCAGATTCCGGCTGGTGTTCCGCACCGATCGGCCGCCTGAGCACGGGCGGTGAGCCGTCGTTAACGATCGGATCGTTCCGGCTGGTGACCGGTGATGTCCGCAGCAACACCTAAGTTGCCACCCCGTTACGTTCGCATCGACAGCGGTGCCGGGCCAGGGATTGTCTTTGCAGCTCATTCCGACACCAGGGTCACCCAGCGGGTGGCTGTGGGACGACGGGCTACCTCGGCGCAGAGATAGTGAGCCAGGTCTGATCGGTGCAACGTTTGCCTCGACCCGACCCGACCGGCGACTTCGATTGGAGTGGAGGCTGATTCGTCATCAAGCCGCGGTGGCCGCACTACAGTGATTCGGAGCTCGCAACCTGCGATCAGCTCTTCTTGTCTGTCCACTTCAGTCAGTCGTTCTCGGCCAACGGCTCTGGTATAGACCAACCGGCCGAACCAGGACAGTCGTCCCGCGCTTGCTGCGCCGCCCAGGGCTGACACCACGATCAGATGTGCGTCGGTTGCCACGTCGGCGACCGCCGACAACAGCACCTTCGTTGCATCGGAGCGCACCGTGCCGACATCGCCGTCACGGCGCGGCGCGACCAGCGTGATAACGGCATCGGCAGCACCCACCGCATCGGTGACCGCCATCTGGTCGGTAGCATCACCGCCGATGACACGTGTTGTCGCGCAACGTGTTCCGACACGCTCTACGTCGCGTGCCAGCACTGTGACAGTGTGTTCGCGTTCGAGCATGGGAAGCAACAGGGTGCCGGTCAATCCCGTGGCGCCAAGCAAGGTGACTCTCATTGCAACAAAACTCCGACCTCATGTTGACTCCGACAACATCAAGATAGCCGCTAATGTTGTCAACGTCAACATTGAGGAGAGGCGTGGATATCAGGACTTATCACCACGCAAACCTGCGGGCGGCACTGGTAGAGGCCGGTCTGCAACTACTGGATGAGGGCGGCCCGGAGACGGTGCAAATCCGAGTGGCCGCCATGATGGTGGGGGTTAGCCATGCCGCGCCGGCGCGCCACTTCAGCACCGCGGCAGGCTTTCTGGCGGCTGTCGCTGCGGTTGGTTACGAGCAGCTGGCCGACGCACTGGCCGCTTCCGCTGCCGCCCAAACCGATTCGCGCAGAGCTTTTCGCGCCGTCGGATTGGCCTACGCGATCAGAACGCGCGTTCAAAGCCCAGGACCACGGCCCTCGCCGCGAAGGCTAACCCGGGGAGCATTGAATTGGCTGTCGAATGATGGGATCCGCGACGCGGCTCGCTTGAGACCGTAATCGATAACGCAAAATCGTTGGTGCGGAGTGGCCTTGAGGAAGGGGGTGGTGGCTGATGTGACAACCGGTCACGGCCGTCCCATGAGCGGTCCGACCTGCGGTCGCCAGTGCCGATTCCCGCCTGATAACGACGTAGCGAGCGCTCGATGCGATCCACCTGCAAGGATCATCGCAGCCGGATCGTCACCTCGTCGATGGTGCCGTTGAAGGCAAACGTGCCGTCATAGGTGTCGGCCGCCGGGGTTCCACCGTCCATGCCGACGTCGACCCCTTCGTCGGCGCTGAAGCCGAATGGCACAGTGCGCTCGATCCGTGACGCACCGACCTGGCGGCCGTCCACCAGCAATCTAGCCAGCCCACCTTTGCCCAGACCGCCACCGTCGTAATCGAATTCGATCGCAACCGTCGCCGCTCCGGCGGGCAACACCTTCGTCGCGGTGACGGTGGTGTACTCCGAGCCGAAGTAGTTGTATGTGAATGCGGGCAGCCCGTTGAGCACGTACAGCGACATCCCCGCGAAGTAGCCGCCAGCTGCCAACAGGACCCCCGATACCGCCGCACCGCCAGGGGTGTCGATTGACGCGGTGATCGAATACGACCGGTTGAACGCGCTGCGGATGATGTCCTCGGGCATCCGGATTGCCCCCTGTCCGAAGGAAATCGAGGACCGCTCGCCCAGAATCGTGGGGCGCGCGCCCATCGCACGGATGGGTCCGCGGTCATCGAGCGGGAACACATTGCAGGCGGCGGCTTCGGCGTCAAACAGGGCCTGCAGTTCGGCGAGCTTGTCTGGACGCTCGGCAGCGAGGTCGGTGGCCTGACTGTAGTCGCTGCGCAGGTCGTACAGCTCCCAGCGGTCATCGGAGAACGCCGGCAGCGCGCCTTTGCGCCACTGAATCTTGGCGTGGTAGGTGCACGCCATCCATTCCTCGTGATAGATACCGCGGGTTCCCTGGATCTCGAAATACTGAGTGCGACGACGACCCTCGGCCTCGGCATCGTCGAAGGTGTACGCCAGACTGATTCCGTCATAGGGCTTTTGGGCTATACCGTGGACGTCCGTCGGTTGCGGGACACCCGCGGCTTCCAGGACCGTGGGGGCGATGTCGATGACATGGTGAAACTGGCAACGCAGCCCTCCCCGGTCGGCGATCCGACGGGGCCAGGTCACGATCATCGGGTTACGAGTGCCCCCGAAGTGGCTGGCGAACTGCTTGGTGAATTGGAACGGTGTGCACATCGACCATGCGAATCCGACTGGGTATTCGTTGTTGGCCTTCGGCCCGCCGAATTCGTCCATTTTCGACAGCACCACCGCGACGTCCTCCTGCAGTCCGTTCAGTGCCACCATTTCGTTGAAGACACCGTCGATTCCCCCGGCCGGGGCGGCCCCGTTGTCGCCGATGATGTAGATGAACAAGGTGTTGTCCCACTCCGACATGTCTTTGAGAGCCTGGACCATCCGCCCGATTTCGTGGTCGGTGTGGGCCAGGAATCCCGCGTAGACCTCCATCAGCCTGGCTGCGATGCGCTGCCTATCGGGGGAGATGGAGTTCCACGCGGGAATGGAGTCGTGCCGCGCCGTCAACTCGGTGTCCGCGGGGATCACGCCCAGCTGTTTCTGGCGGGTGAAGATCTGCTCGCGAAGGGTGTCCCAGCCCGCGTCGAAGCGGCCCCGAAAGGGCTCGCTCCACTCGGGTGAGACCTGATGCGGGGCGTGGGTAGCCCCGGGAGCCCAGTAGGCGAAAAAGGGCCGGTCCGGCGCAACGGCTCGCCCGCGACGCACCCACTCGATCATCCGATCGGCGAGGTCGGTCGTCAGGTGGTAGTTCTCGACACCCTCGGGACGTTCGATTGGTGTGGTGCCGTGGTAAAGGCCCGGATTATATTGGTGCGCTTCCCCACCCATGAACCCGTAGAACTCCTCGAAGCCCATTCCGGTGGGCCACCGATCGAACGGGCCGGCCGGGCTGACCTCCCACACCGGGGTGTTGTGCCATTTGCCGAACGCCGCGGTGCTGTATCCGTTGAGCCGTAGCGTCTCGGCAATGGTGGCGGCCGATTTCGGGATGATGCTGTTGTAGCCGTCGTAACCGGTGGCCCACTCGGTGATGTTGCCGGTGTTGACCGCATGGTGGTTCCTGCCGGTGAGCAGTGCCGCCCGCGTCGGTGAACACAACGCCGTGGTATGAAACCGATTGTAGCGCAGACCTTCTCGCGCCAACAGATCGCCGGTGGGCGAGGGAATTGGACCGCCGAAGGTCGCGGTGGCCCCGAACCCGACGTCGTCGAGCAGCACGATGACCACGTTCGGGGCGCCCTGCGGGGGTCGGATGGGCGCGATGGTCGGCATCACCGATTCGGCGATCGTGGGACCGGCCCTGCCGCCACTCGGTGTGTCAGGAAGTGGCAGCGTGGTGCGATCGTGTATCGCGTCTCGGTGGGACATGCGCACGCCTTTTCAGGGGTAGCCGAATTCGTTCTGTTTCGAATACCACAAGGTGCCGCGCCCCGGCGGCGATTTCGCCGACGCGGCCGCCGCGCGTCAGGCCACCCAATAAGCCTGCGACTTAATGGATTTCCTCGGGATCCCGAAGTCGTCCCGCAACACCTTGACGACGGAGCGGGTGGTGCGGCTGTCGCAGGCCACCCACCCGAAGTGACAAGCACCCTCACACGCCGCCCCCCGTACCGCCTCCAGCAGCGCCCCATCCTTGCGGTCCACCCACGTGACGTCGGTGTCGCGCGCTACCGGAAGGTGCTTGTCGTCGTCGCAACCGGCTTCCAGGAAGACCTGTGCAGGGGCATCGCCGATAGCCGTCAGCAGCGAGTTGATCGCGGGCAGCGAGGCGCAGTCGCCGACGATGATGTAGCCGGTCGGACGCGGTTCGGGGATCGCAAACTTGCTGCCCATCACCGTCGCCTCGATGGTGTCGCCAGGTTGCGCGGCGCGCGCCCAATCCGATGCGATGCCGTCGTGCAGCGCGAACTCGATGTCGAACGTGTCACTCGCGGGGTCGGGATCGACCAGCGTGTAACCGCGCTGATGCGATTTGTCGCCGTCGGCGAACCACAACCGTATCCACATGGTCGGATGCACCTCGTGGGCGCTGAGCAAACCTCCTGCCTGGAAGCTCAGGCGATGGTAGTTCGGACTGATCTCGCGCCGGCCGGTCACGGTGAGGCGATAATCCCCCGCTCGAAGCAGCTTGAGCACAGCCCCGGCAAAACCTCGAGACGTCTTCTGTTCGCTCATCCGTCCTAACCCTCCGTCGCTATCCCACCCGGACTTAGGTTAGGGTAACCGTTGCTGCGGATCGAACCCGGGTGAGCCGGAGGTCACCACATGGCGGTGACCCTGCCACGGTGAGCGACAGACCTAGGCAGATCCGGCACCGCCGGCACCGCCGGCACCGCCGGATCCCCCTACCCCTCCCGTAGAGTTGCCGCCCCCGGTCGGGGCAGCGCCGGTGTTGCCGGCACCGCCATCATCGCCACCGGCACCGGGATTGCCGCTGGAACCGGTTCCGCCGACACCACCGTTACCGCCGGAGCCCCCGTTGCCGCCGAATCCGCCCAGGTTGCCGCCGGTGCCGTTGCCACCGATTCCACCCGTCCCACCGTTGCCGCCTTTACCGCCGGTACCGCCGACGCCTGCCGTGTTCGTTCCTCCCGCGCCGCCGACCCCGCCCTTGCCGCCCTGACCCGCGTTGGCTGCCGCGCCGCCGCTGACCGCACCGTCAGCCCCGCCACCGCCGGTGCCACCCTGGCCTCCGTTACCACCGACGCCGGCGGAGTGGCCCTTACTGGTCGTGGCCCCGCCCACACCGCCGCCGCCGCCCTGGCCGCCGGCACCACCGACGCCCGCGGTGCCTCCAGTGCCGCCGGCGCCGACCGCACCGCCGGCGCCACCGGTACCGCCGCCCCCGCCGGTTCCACCGGCGCCCGCATTGTTGCCGCCGTTATCGGCGAACCCGGCACCGCCGGTACCGCCCTGACCTCCGACGCCCCCGTTGCCGCCCTTGCCGTTGGTGGCACCAACCACTGCACCGCCACCAGCGCCGCCGGCGCCGCCCTGCCCGCCGGCACCACCGGCCGACCCGACACCGCTGGCCGCACCGACGGCCCCGACGCCGCCGGCGCCGCCCGCTCCACCGGCACCCCCGGCCCCGGCGGTGTTGCCGGCCTTGGCGGTGGCCCCGCCTATGCCGCCTACGCCGCCCTTGCCACCGGCCCCGGCCGCTCCCGCACTACCCCCGGTACCGCCGGTTCCCACTGCGCCCCCGGCGCCGCCGCCGCCACCGGTACCGCCGATCCCGCCGGCACCCGCGTTGTTGCTGCCGTCGTCCAAGAATCCAGCGCCGCCAGCACCACCCTGGCCTCCGACACCCCCGACGCCGCCATTGCCGTTGACGGCACCCACCGCCGCGGCACCGCCGGCGCCGCCGGCGCCGCCCTGCCCGCCGAGGCCGCCGGCGGACCCGGCACCGCTGGCCGCCCCCGTGGCACCGATAGCGCCCTGACCGCCCGCACCTCCGGCGCCGCCGGTCCCGGCGGTATGACCCGCCTTGGCCGCTCCACCGACGCCACCCAAACCGCCTTTGCCGCCCGTTCCCGCGGCCCCGGCATTACCTCCCGACCCGCCGCTACCTAGCGCACCGCCGGCTCCGCCGACGCCGCCTGTCCCCCCGGCGCCACCAGCCGTCGCCAGGGCGACCCCGTCGTCATCGAACCCAGCACCGCCAGCACCGCCCTGACCGCCGGCACCGCCGGCACCGCCGGCACCGTTCGTGGCACCGGTCACCGCACCGCCACCAGCACCACCGGTGCCACCCTGCCCACCGAGACCACCGGCAGATCCCGCAACGCCGGGCGCACCCGCGACCCCGACGCCACCGGCACCGCCCTGACCGCCGGCCCCACCGGCGCCGGCAGTGTTACCCGCCTTCGCGGTGGCCCCACCCGCGCCGCCAGATCCGCCCTTACCGCCGGTCCCCGCTGCCCCGACGGTGCCGCCCGTACCTCCCGTGCCCGCCGCGCCACCGCTACCACCGGCGCCACCGGCGCCTCCGGTTCCGCCGGCACCGGCGTTATTGCTGCCGTCGTCAACAAACCCGGCTCCACCGGCGCCACCCTGGCCGCCGGTACCACCGATGCCGCCCTTGCCGTTGACCCCACCTCCACCCGACACTGCACCGCCGCCACCACCGGCGCCGCCTTGCCCGCCGACACCACCAACAGCTCCCGCCGCACTGGCCGTGCCACCGGCGCCCACGCCGCCTGCGCCACCCATGCCGCCGGCACCGCCGTCACCGGCGTCGTTGCCGAAGGTTGCGGCGCCACCTAAGCCACCGGTGCCGCCGCTTCCGCCGGCACCCGCTGCCCCCGCACCGCCTCCCGACCCGCCGGCACCTGCCGCACCACCGGCCCCGCCGGTGCCGCCGGCCCCGCCGGCCCCGCCGGCACTCGCATCGCCGAGGCCGCTATCGATAGACCCGGCGCCACCGGTGCCGCCCTGCCCGCCTGCGCCGCCCGCGCCGCCGACGCCATTGGTGGCGCCGGTTACCGCGGTACCGCCGGCACCACCGGAGCCGCCCCCGCCGCCGACCCCACCGACCGATCCCACGTCACCAGCCACACCGGCGGCTCCGGTGCCGCCCTGACCGCCGACACCACCGGCACCCCCTTTACCGGCCGTTTCACCCGCCGCGTTGGCACCACCGCCAGTACCGCCGACACCACCCTTGCCGCCGGCCCCGGCCGCACCCGCGGTGCCTCCCGTGCCCCCGCTACCGGCAGCACCTGCGGTACCGCCCACGCCGCCGGCGCCACCGGTACCGCCGTCACCGGCATCGTTGACGCCGTTGTCCGCAAACCCGGCGCCACCCGCACCACCCTGACCGCCAATCCCACCCGCACCACCGGCGCCGTTCGTGGCGTCGGACGCGGCAGTACCGCCGACGCCACCGGCGCCGCCTTGACCACCGACGCCGCCCGCTGAGGCGAGGGCAGTGGCAGTCCCTGCGGCCCCGGTACCGCCCTGGCCACCGTTACCACCAACACCACCGGCACCGGCGGTGTGACCCTTGCTGGTCGTGGTGCCGCCTGCACCTCCCTGACCGCCACCGCCACCCTGGCCACCCACACCCGCACTGCCTCCGGTGCCGCCACTGCCGGCAGCGCCGCCGAGGCCCCCTACACCGCCGACGCCACCGGTTCCACCGGCACCCGCATTGTTGCTGCCATCATCGGCAAATCCGGTGCCACCGGCACCGCCCGCCCCGCCGGTGCCGCCTGCACCACCAAGACCGTTCGTGCCACCCGCGCCGGAGTTGCCGCCCACACCACCCTTGCCGCCACCGCCCGCGGCGCCACCGGTACCACCCTGGCCGCCCGGCGCCGTGCTCGTCTGCCCTTGCACACCCGCGCCTCCGGTGCCACCTTGGCCACCCTGACCGCCCTGGCCAAACCCGCCGGCCACACCCGCCGCACCACCGCTGCCGGCCGCGCCCCCGGCACCCGCCGCGCCACCGGCGCCGCCGTCACCACCAGCGGTCGCCGCGTCCGTCGCAGTACCAGCAAAGCCCGTACCACCCTTACCACCGGCCCCGCCGGCACCACCCACACCGCCGGCACCGGCCGTGCCACCGGCACCCGAATTGCCACCCACCCCGCCCTTACCGCCGCCGCCCCCGGCACCGCCGGCGCCGCCATCCTGCCCAGCCGTCGTGCTGGTCAGCCCCTGCACGCCCGCACCCCCGGTGCCCCCGGCGCCACCCTGCCCGCCCGCCCCGAAGCCACCGGCAACACCCGGCGCGCCGCCAGTGCCGGCCGCGCCCCCGGCACCCGCCGCGCCACCGGCGCCGCCGTCACCACCAGCGGTCGCCGCGTCCGTCGCAGTACCAGCAAAGCCCGTACCACCCTTACCACCGGCCCCGCCGGCACCACCCACACCGCCGGCACCGGCCGTGCCACCGGCACCCGAATTGCCACCCACCCCGCCCTTACCGCCGCCGCCCCCGGCACCGCCGGCGCCGCCATCCTGCCCAGCCGTCGTGCTGGTCAGCCCCTGCACGCCCGCACCCCCGGTGCCCCCGGCACCACCCTGCCCGCCCGCCCCGAAGCCACCGGCAACACCCGGCGCGCCGCCAGTGCCGGCCGCGCCCCCGGCACCCGCCGCGCCACCGGCGCCGCCGTCACCACCAGCGGTCGCCGCGTCCGTCGCAGTACCAGCAAAGCCCGTACCACCCTTACCACCGGCCCCGCCGGCACCACCCACACCGCCGGCACCGGCCGTGCCACCGGCACCCGAATTGCCACCCACCCCGCCCTTACCGCCGCCGCCCCCGGCACCGCCGGCGCCGCCATCCTGCCCAGCCGTCGTGCTGGTCAGCCCCTGCACGCCCGCACCCCCGGTGCCCCCGGCACCACCCTGCCCGCCCGCCCCGAAGCCACCGGCAACACCCGGCGCGCCGCCAGTGCCGGCCGCGCCCCCGGCACCCGCCGCGCCACCGGCGCCGCCGTCACCACCAGCGGTCGCCGCGTCCGTCGCAGTACCAGCAAACCCGGTACCACCCTTACCACCGGCACCACCAGTACCACCCACACCGCCGGCACCGGCCGTGCCACCAGCGTTCGAATCGCCACCCACCCCGCCCTGACCGCCAGCGCCTCCGGCGGTACCCACGCCGCCGTCGACGCCGGCAATCGTGCTCGTCTGCCCATTCAGCCCCGCACCGCCGGTGCCGCCCTGCCCACCTTGCCCTCCCGTGCCATACCCGGCCGCGGGACCGCCGTTGCCGGCCGCGCCGCCCGCACCGGCGGCGCCACCGACACCGCCGGTACCGCCAGCGGTCGCGCCGCTCAACCCATCGTCGGCGAATCCGGTACCCCCCTGACCCCCGGCACCGCCCGTACCGCCCACGCCACCGGCGCCGGCGGCACCACCCGCCACCGAGGCGCCGCCCACGCCGCCCTGGCCACCGACACCGCCGGTCCCACCGAGACCGCCATCCACCCCAGCGGTCGTGCTGGTCGCTCCCTGCGCACCGGCGCCACCCGTGCCACCCTGGCCACCGGTACCACTCGCGCCGCTCGCCCCGGCGCCGCCGAACAGACCGCCGGCGCCGCCGGCGCCGGCCAGGCCCCCGGTGCCACCAGTGCCGCCCGTCCCACCGACACCCAACCCGACGCCGACTCCGCCGGTTCCGCCCTGTCCACCGGCGCCACCGGCACCGCCGGCGCCGCCGAACCCGCCGAACAGCGAACGAACCTCGCCTCCAGCGCCGCCGGTGCCGCCGACCCCGCCTTGACCCCCGATGGCGCCATCAGCACCCGTGGCGCCGATTCCGCCGGCCCCGCCGGCGCCGCCGCTGCCCGCATAGCCCCCGGCCAGTGCGGAAACGGTCCCACCGGCGCCGCCGGCCCCACCCGCGTGGCCACCGGCCGCCCCCGCGCCACCGGCGCCTCCCGATCCGCCGTTGCCGAACAGCACCCCGCTGTTTCCGCCGGCACCGCCCGCGCCACCCACGCCCGTCGCGCCGGCCCCGCCGGCACCGCCGGCACCGCCGTTGCCGAAGAAGCCTGCCGTGCCACCCACGCCGCCCGCCCCGCCGGCCCCGCCGGCGCCACCGGAGCCGCCGTTGCCGAAGAAGAACGCGCCGGCCCCACCCCGACCGCCGGCCGCCCCGGCCCCACCGACGCCTCCGGTACCGCCGGCACCGAACAGGAAGGCGGAAGCCCCGCCGTCACCGCCAGCCGCCCCGGCGCCACCGGCCCCTCCGGTGCCACCGATGCCATAGAAGATCCCGGCGGCGCCACCGGTACCGCCGGCCTG harbors:
- a CDS encoding siderophore-interacting protein, whose protein sequence is MSEQKTSRGFAGAVLKLLRAGDYRLTVTGRREISPNYHRLSFQAGGLLSAHEVHPTMWIRLWFADGDKSHQRGYTLVDPDPASDTFDIEFALHDGIASDWARAAQPGDTIEATVMGSKFAIPEPRPTGYIIVGDCASLPAINSLLTAIGDAPAQVFLEAGCDDDKHLPVARDTDVTWVDRKDGALLEAVRGAACEGACHFGWVACDSRTTRSVVKVLRDDFGIPRKSIKSQAYWVA
- a CDS encoding PE family protein, with the translated sequence MSSYLFAVPEAVAAASADLTGLGAAIQRANAAAANSTTGLVSAAADEVSTSIAQLFGGYAQEYQSISAQVLAFHEDFVLALAQAGLAYGAAEAASVNPLQTVIDDILAVINAPTKFLLNRPLIGNGTDGIAGTGQAGGAGGILFGNGGNGGSGAPGQAGGTGGAAGIFYGIGGTGGAGGAGAAGGDGGASAFLFGAGGTGGVGGAGAAGGRGGAGAFFFGNGGSGGAGGAGGAGGVGGTAGFFGNGGAGGAGGAGATGVGGAGGAGGNSGVLFGNGGSGGAGGAGAAGGHAGGAGGAGGTVSALAGGYAGSGGAGGAGGIGATGADGAIGGQGGVGGTGGAGGEVRSLFGGFGGAGGAGGAGGQGGTGGVGVGLGVGGTGGTGGTGGLAGAGGAGGLFGGAGASGASGTGGQGGTGGAGAQGATSTTAGVDGGLGGTGGVGGQGGVGGASVAGGAAGAGGVGGTGGAGGQGGTGFADDGLSGATAGGTGGVGGAAGAGGAAGNGGPAAGYGTGGQGGQGGTGGAGLNGQTSTIAGVDGGVGTAGGAGGQGGVGGDSNAGGTAGAGGVGGTGGAGGKGGTGFAGTATDAATAGGDGGAGGAAGAGGAAGTGGAPGVAGGFGAGGQGGAGGTGGAGVQGLTSTTAGQDGGAGGAGGGGGKGGVGGNSGAGGTAGAGGVGGAGGAGGKGGTGFAGTATDAATAGGDGGAGGAAGAGGAAGTGGAPGVAGGFGAGGQGGAGGTGGAGVQGLTSTTAGQDGGAGGAGGGGGKGGVGGNSGAGGTAGAGGVGGAGGAGGKGGTGFAGTATDAATAGGDGGAGGAAGAGGAAGTGGAPGVAGGFGAGGQGGAGGTGGAGVQGLTSTTAGQDGGAGGAGGGGGKGGVGGNSGAGGTAGAGGVGGAGGAGGKGGTGFAGTATDAATAGGDGGAGGAAGAGGAAGSGGAAGVAGGFGQGGQGGQGGTGGAGVQGQTSTAPGGQGGTGGAAGGGGKGGVGGNSGAGGTNGLGGAGGTGGAGGAGGTGFADDGSNNAGAGGTGGVGGVGGLGGAAGSGGTGGSAGVGGQGGGGGQGGAGGTTTSKGHTAGAGGVGGNGGQGGTGAAGTATALASAGGVGGQGGAGGVGGTAASDATNGAGGAGGIGGQGGAGGAGFADNGVNDAGDGGTGGAGGVGGTAGAAGSGGTGGTAGAAGAGGKGGVGGTGGGANAAGETAGKGGAGGVGGQGGTGAAGVAGDVGSVGGVGGGGGSGGAGGTAVTGATNGVGGAGGAGGQGGTGGAGSIDSGLGDASAGGAGGAGGTGGAGGAAGAGGSGGGAGAAGAGGSGGTGGLGGAATFGNDAGDGGAGGMGGAGGVGAGGTASAAGAVGGVGGQGGAGGGGGAVSGGGGVNGKGGIGGTGGQGGAGGAGFVDDGSNNAGAGGTGGAGGAGGSGGAAGTGGTGGTVGAAGTGGKGGSGGAGGATAKAGNTAGAGGAGGQGGAGGVGVAGAPGVAGSAGGLGGQGGTGGAGGGAVTGATNGAGGAGGAGGQGGAGGAGFDDDGVALATAGGAGGTGGVGGAGGALGSGGSGGNAGAAGTGGKGGLGGVGGAAKAGHTAGTGGAGGAGGQGAIGATGAASGAGSAGGLGGQGGAGGAGGAAAVGAVNGNGGVGGVGGQGGAGGAGFLDDGSNNAGAGGIGGTGGGGGAGGAVGTGGTGGSAGAAGAGGKGGVGGIGGATAKAGNTAGAGGAGGAGGAGGVGAVGAASGVGSAGGAGGQGGAGGAGGGAVVGATNGKGGNGGVGGQGGTGGAGFADNGGNNAGAGGTGGGGGTGGAGGAVGAGGTGGTAGVGGAGGQGGGGGVGGATTSKGHSAGVGGNGGQGGTGGGGADGAVSGGAAANAGQGGKGGVGGAGGTNTAGVGGTGGKGGNGGTGGIGGNGTGGNLGGFGGNGGSGGNGGVGGTGSSGNPGAGGDDGGAGNTGAAPTGGGNSTGGVGGSGGAGGAGGAGSA